One Solea senegalensis isolate Sse05_10M linkage group LG3, IFAPA_SoseM_1, whole genome shotgun sequence genomic window carries:
- the cth1 gene encoding cysteine three histidine 1 gives MFETNSDDLFLPSCHDEELVDNLLSSEELDGETDGAGLSLAKALLPLVECSSPPLIPWVCSTRYKTELCTSYSSTGFCKYAERCQFAHGLQELHVPFRHPKYKTELCRSYHSTGYCYYGSRCLFVHNATEQRPTLRRRRNVPCRTFRSFGVCPFGTRCNFLHIEGSEGDDDGSSGAKSPDVVEKTASPVTPQLQPHTKEWKPRGALCRTFSAFGFCLYGTRCRFQHGLPSKMKTSDLGLGGSLYTPQSLGSSGLPSPSSILGSTSSTSSSPPSTPPLTTPPAEATAHNAFTFSSQHLSDLLLPLALHLQQLETSKAQEIWDNRAV, from the exons ATGTTTGAG ACCAACAGTGATGACCTGTTCCTGCCTTCCTGCCATGACGAGGAGCTGGTGGACAACCTGCTGTCCAGCGAGGAACTCGATGGAGAGACTGATGGAGCAGGCCTCTCCCTAGCCAAGGCCCTGCTTCCCCTGGTAGAGTGCTCCTCGCCTCCCCTCATCCCCTGGGTCTGCTCCACCCGCTACAAGACCGAGCTCTGCACCAGCTATTCGTCTACCGGCTTCTGCAAGTATGCCGAGCGCTGCCAGTTTGCCCACGGCCTTCAAGAGCTCCACGTTCCCTTCCGCCACCCCAAGTACAAGACCGAGCTGTGTCGCAGCTACCACTCTACCGGCTACTGCTACTATGGCAGCCGCTGTCTGTTTGTGCACAACGCCACCGAGCAGCGGCCCACCCTCCGCCGCCGCAGGAACGTTCCTTGCCGCACCTTCCGCTCATTTGGTGTTTGTCCCTTTGGCACTCGTTGCAACTTCCTGCACATTGAAGGTAGTGAAGGTGACGATGACGGCAGCAGCGGCGCAAAGTCTCCTGACGTTGTTGAGAAGACCGCCTCACCTGTAACCCCTCAACTCCAACCACACACCAAGGAGTGGAAGCCTCGTGGAGCTCTGTGCCGCACCTTCAGTGCCTTCGGCTTCTGCCTGTACGGCACACGCTGCCGCTTCCAGCATGGCCTCCCCAGCAAGATGAAGACCTCAGACCTAGGTCTGGGAGGCTCCCTTTACACTCCGCAATCTCTGGGCAGTTCAGGTTTACCTTCTCCTTCATCCATTTTAGGCTCTACCTCTtcaacctcctcctctccaccatcAACGCCTCCCCTCACCACACCGCCCGCAGAAGCTACTGCCCACAACGCCTTCACCTTCTCCAGCCAGCACCTGAGtgacctgctgctgcctctggcccttcacctgcagcagctggagacCAGCAAGGCCCAGGAGATCTGGGACAACAGGGCCGTCTAA
- the taf6l gene encoding TAF6-like RNA polymerase II p300/CBP-associated factor-associated factor 65 kDa subunit 6L: MADREERRFAEISRESVKFMAESSGVELGDDVAALLAEDVCYRLREATQSSSQFMRHAKRRKLTVEDFNRALHWSNVEAVCGYGAQDALPFRSVKEGELFFVEDRDVNLVELALATNIPKGCAETMVRVNVSYLDGKGNLEPQGTVPTAVQSLSDDLLKYYQQITRAILGEDPHLMKVALLDLQSNSKIAALLPYFVYVISGVKSVSHDLEQLNRLLHMVKSLVQNPYLYLGSYVRSLVSSVMYCILEPLAASINPLNDHWTLRDYAALLLSHIFWTHGDLVSGLYHQILLSLQKVLSDPVRPLCSHYGAVVGLHALGWKAVERVLFPHLPAYWANLQAVLDDYSVSNAQVKADGHKVYGAILVAVERLLKMKALSLSQPAEGASSAHPGSVVGAMGYRVSSPGLSPPPEPLSEATLGIASHLQAGGAGCPWEEWTPVPLPAMYKELYSFFGDSLAVRFSTGPGLGGYSPCTPSQLSHSRKEPPGSSSNSDTTRKMPQLTANLNISPRHDGSPRTDPAPPSLAVTGSARSLTRSSTSSSVQRSRSSSSRAGQRSAGLSRDVFPKPRFTAPQTGPTAFTFLIGGRQMGRRCQGRRPFQTTFAPTPPLPAIPPRAYAHKLPVIGRVGKPVRRWACSHYSLHLPL; the protein is encoded by the exons ATGGCGGACCGTGAAGAGCGCCGTTTTGCCGAGATTTCCAGAGAGTCTGTTAAATTCATGGCAGAGAGTTCAGGCGTGGAGCTGGGTGACGATGTGGCCGCTCTACTCGCCGAGGACGTGTGCTATCGCCTGAGGGAGGCGACACAG AGCAGTTCACAGTTCATGAGACATGCCAAGAGGAGGAAGCTGACAGTGGAGGACTTCAACAGAGCCCTGCACTGGAGCAACGTGGAG GCCGTTTGTGGCTACGGAGCCCAGGACGCTCTGCCTTTCCGTTCAGTGAAAGAAGGAGAACTTTTCTTTGTCGAGGATCGCGACGTCAACCTAGTAGAGTTGGCGCTTGCTACTAACATTCCCAAAGGCTGCGCTGAGACCATGGTACGAG TGAATGTGTCGTACCTGGATGGGAAGGGCAACCTGGAGCCTCAGGGAACTG TTCCCACTGCGGTGCAGTCTCTGTCAGACGACCTCTTAAAGTACTACCAGCAGATCACACGCGCCATCCTGGGTGAAGATCCTCACCTCATGAAG gTGGCTCTGCTGGACCTTCAGTCCAACTCCAAGATCGCCGCCTTACTGCCGTACTTTGTTTATGTCATCAGTGGG GTGAAGTCAGTGAGTCATGACTTGGAGCAGCTGAACCGGCTCCTCCACATGGTGAAGAGCCTGGTGCAGAACCCCTACCTGTACCTGGGCTCGTACGTCCGCAGCCTGGTGTCCAGCGTCATGTACTGCATCCTGGAGCCGCTCGCCGCGTCCATCAACCCGCTCAACGACCACTGGACCCTCAGAGACTACGCCGCGCTGCTCCTCAGCCACATCTTCTG GACTCACGGTGACCTGGTGAGCGGACTCTACCATCAGATCCTGCTGTCGCTGCAGAAGGTTCTGTCTGATCCAGTGAGACCACTCTGCTCCCACTATGGAGCCGTGGTGGGGCTTCATGCTTTGGGATGGAAA GCTGTAGAGAGAGTTCTCTTCCCACACCTTCCTGCCTACTGGGCGAACCTCCAGGCCGTGCTGGACGATTATTCTGTCTCCAACGCTCAGGTCAAAGCTGACGGACACAAGGTCTACGGAGCCATTCTG GTGGCAGTGGAGCGCCTGCTGAAGATGAAGGCGTTGTCCCTGTCCCAGCCTGCAGAGGGCGCCTCCAGCGCTCACCCAGGCTCTGTGGTGGGTGCTATGGGTTACAGAGTGAGTTCTCCTGGACTCAGCCCCCCTCCAGAGCCTCTGTCGGAGGCCACGCTCGGAATCGCCAGCCACCTGCAGGCGGGCGGGGCGGGCTGTCCCTGGGAGGAGTGGACGCCCGTCCCCCTCCCCGCCATGTACAAGGAGCTCTACTCGTTCTTTGGAGACAGCCTGGCCGTCCGGTTCAGCACAGGACCGGGGCTCGGCGGCTACTCCCCCTGCACGCCGTCCCAGCTCAGTCACTCCAGGAAGGAGCCCCCCGGCTCGTCTTCCAACTCTGACACCACCCGAAAGATGCCTCAGCTGACGGCCAACCTCAACATCAGCCCCAGGCATGATGGGAGTCCACGCACTGATCCGGCGCCGCCCAGTCTGGCGGTTACTGGATCAGCGAG GTCGCTGACtcgctcctccacctcctcctcggtCCAGCGCTCCAGATCCTCCTCGTCCCGTGCCGGCCAGCGCTCGGCAGGTCTGTCCCGCGACGTCTTCCCCAAACCTCGCTTCACCGCTCCTCAGACCGGACCGACGGCGTTCACCTTCCTCATCGGCGGTCGCCAAATGGGCCGCCGTTGCCAAGGCCGACGCCCATTCCAGACCACCTTTGCCCCGACTCCGCCCTTACCGGCCATCCCACCCCGTGCCTACGCCCACAAACTGCCTGTGATCGGCAGGGTGGGCAAACCTGTACGCCGCTGGGCGTGTTCTCATTACTCTCTACATCTGCCGCTTTAG